One genomic segment of Centroberyx gerrardi isolate f3 chromosome 4, fCenGer3.hap1.cur.20231027, whole genome shotgun sequence includes these proteins:
- the LOC139909660 gene encoding putative polypeptide N-acetylgalactosaminyltransferase 8: protein MRSYLRTVGVIGAFLLLIYIIIYMKVSLRIGKSVREGMTDQEFVRRKLERIEQSLNKLAKLIELSSQTNSTTGLLPIVKEKVDQKTEKKAVPKLYPNSALFANWGDGLSEEEQREAEALFQRYGYNVFLSNRLPLDRKIPDTRDKRCLQKHYPKDLPNIGVVLIYLDEALSVIKRAVRSIIDRTPKHLLWEIILVDDHSSNNDLGKPLEDYIGQIHKEWPGLIKKVRHKQRMGLSQSRMSGWEHATANVVAILDAHIEVMEGWAEPLLATIKADRTVVVTPMFDKVHYDDLHVERYYPAAHGFDWPLWCKYESFRPEWSKLNDESQPGKTPSVMGILAADRVFLGEIGGLDGGMRVYGGENVELGIRVWLCGGSIEVVPCSKIAHIERAHKPYAPDLSPAMRRNALRVADIWMDEYKRNVLVAWNLPPQDHGIDVGDISQMKKLREKLKCKPFKWYLDNVYTSLQTWDNLLAYGVLQNSLLMSYCVDQGAVPGNIPVLYGCHFQTPQHCYYNTDGEIIVGLIKSHKYNDNRCLVDPGTGSTPTLQQCQLAKQGGLHLHWDFQQGQAIRNRATKRCLEIAQGGNSYYELIIQRCSEQRWTFQHVITKF from the exons CAAAATTGATAGAATTATCCAGTCAAACCAACTCCACGACTGGACTCCTCCCAATTGTGAAGGAAAAAGTGgaccaaaaaacagaaaagaaagcagTGCCAAAGTTATACCCAAACTCAGCCCTGTTTGCCAACTGGGGCGATGGCCTGtcagaggaggaacagagagaggcagaagctCTGTTTCAGAGATATGGATACAATGTCTTCCTGAGCAACCGGCTGCCATTAGACAGGAAGATTCCAGACACGAGAGACAAGAG ATGTCTGCAGAAGCATTATCCCAAGGACCTGCCGAATATCGGAGTGGTGTTGATCTACCTGGACGAGGCTCTGTCTGTCATTAAGAGGGCCGTCCGGAGTATCATTGACCGCACCCCAAAACACCTGCTGTGGGAAATCATACTAGTGGACGACCATAGCTCTAATA ATGACCTGGGCAAACCGTTAGAAGACTACATAGGTCAAATCCACAAAGAATGGCCTGGACTCATTAAGAAAGTGAGACACAAGCAACGAATGGGTTTGTCTCAGTCCCGGATGTCAGGTTGGGAGCATGCCACAGCTAATGTTGTGGCCATCTTGGATGCCCACATTGAAGTTATGGAGGGATG GGCAGAACCTCTGCTGGCCACGATCAAAGCTGACAGGACGGTAGTGGTAACCCCTATGTTTGATAAGGTCCATTACGATGATCTGCATGTGGAACGTTATTACCCGGCTGCTCACGGCTTTGACTGGCCTTTGTGGTGCAAGTACGAGTCCTTCAGACCAGAGTGGTCCAAGCTGAATGATGAATCACAGCCCGGGAA GACTCCCTCTGTCATGGGCATCTTAGCAGCAGACAGAGTCTTCCTTGGAGAAATTGGTGGACTTGATGGTGGAATGAGAGTTTATGGAGGAGAAAATGTTGAACTTGGGATCCGT GTCTGGCTGTGTGGAGGCAGTATAGAGGTTGTGCCTTGCTCCAAGATAGCGCACATCGAGAGGGCACACAAACCTTACGCGCCCGACCTGAGCCCTGCCATGCGGAGGAATGCCTTGAGAGTTGCAGATATCTGGATGGACGAGTACAAGAGGAATGTGTTGGTTGCCTGGAATCTTCCCCCCCAG GATCACGGAATTGATGTGGGAGACATCTCCCAGATGAAGAAGCTCAGAgaaaagctgaaatgtaaaCCTTTCAAGTGGTACCTGGACAATGTATATACTAGTCTACAAACATGGGATAACCTCTTGGCTTATGGTGTG CTGCAGAACAGCCTTCTTATGAGTTACTGTGTGGACCAGGGAGCGGTTCCTGGAAACATCCCCGTCCTGTATGGCTGCCACTTCCAGACTCCACAG CATTGTTACTACAACACAGACGGCGAGATCATCGTTGGGTTAATTAAATCTCACAAATATAACGATAACCGCTGCCTAGTTGATCCTGGCACCGGCAGCACTCCCACTCTGCAGCAGTGTCAGCTGGCAAAGCAAGGTGGACTCCACCTGCACTGGGACTTCCAACAA GGCCAAGCGATAAGAAACAGAGCCACTAAGAGATGCCTTGAGATCGCCCAGGGAGGAAACTCTTACTATGAGCTCATCATTCAGCGCTGCAGTGAACAGCGTTGGACATTTCAGCATGTCATCACAAAGTTTTAG
- the ribc2 gene encoding RIB43A-like with coiled-coils protein 2, which translates to MFNVELLSDRVAAASLEKRRNREMQRQERIFNAKVRTTGIDKEALDCQVKEKEKRAEAEEESLNACAADMLHDSKAACLLNSRQVKEERVMEKAVAQYRQHFQQPWSQREHDLNDPERCRNTDRDGAQMMPPGLVGEDPGSKDRLKRQKEQLRDWLVQQQYERAAARHQQRLEEQQYDQSRVNLDNKALQLEKIEQQRRKAAALATKDYNLAKWGKTEERRRRERERDDEDNQADILNHLQGELIGEDAAPVLGVLGVPCLRPSVDKRAPPQSLEQVIQFQKYQTEEKKRIESEKRQEEERQDRFRVDSARTALLLERQQARLNKQLRRDLDSTNAKLAEAQKQQEQALEKSCSPDDGFFTKFNTSSR; encoded by the exons ATGTTTAACGTTGAATTGCTCTCAGACCGCGTTGCTGCGGCAAGTCTGGAGAAGCGTCGCAACAGAGAGATGCAACGGCAGGAGAGGATTTTTAACGCCAAAGTTAGAACAACTGGG ATTGACAAGGAAGCCCTTGACTGtcaagtgaaagaaaaggagaaacgAGCCGAGGCGGAGGAAGAGTCACTCAACGCGTGTG CTGCAGATATGCTGCATGATAGCAAAGCAGCTTGCCTCCTCAACAGCCGGCAGGTGAAGGAGGAGCGTGTGATGGAGAAGGCCGTTGCCCAGTACCGACAGCACTTCCAGCAGCCCTGGTCCCAGCGGGAGCATGACCTGAACGACCCCGAGCGCTgtagaaacacagacagagacggtGCACAGATGATGCCCCCGGGCCTGGTGGGCGAGGACCCGGGCAGCAAGGACAGGCTGAAGAGACAGAAGGAGCAGCTCAGAGACTGGCTGGTCCAACAGCAGTATGAGCGAGCAGCGGCCAGGCACCAGCAGAGGCTGGAAG AGCAGCAGTATGACCAAAGCAGAGTCAACTTGGACAACAAAGCTCTCCAGCTTGAGAAAATtgaacagcagaggaggaaagcCGCAGCTCTCGCTACTAAAGACTACAATCTGGCCAAG TGGGGAAAGACTGAGGAGCGGCGGCGTCGGGAGCGGGAACGTGATGACGAGGACAACCAAGCGGACATCCTGAACCACCTGCAGGGAGAGCTGATCGGTGAAGACGCAGCACCCGTCCTGGGCGTGCTGGGAGTGCCTTGTCTTCGGCCCAGCGTTGACAAGAGGGCCCCCCCTCAGAGCCTGGAGCAGGTCATCCAGTTCCAGAAGTATCAAACGGAGGAGAAGAAG AGGATAGAGTCGGAGAagaggcaggaagaggagagacaggaccGTTTCCGCGTGGACTCGGCCCGGACCGCTCTGCTACTAGAGAGGCAGCAGGCGAGACTCAACAAGCAGCTGAGACGAGACCTGGACAGCACCAACGCCAAACTGGCCGAAGCACAGAAACAACA GGAACAGGCCCTTGAAAAGAGCTGCAGCCCCGACGACGGCTTCTTCACCAAATTCAATACCAGCAGCCGATGA
- the LOC139909644 gene encoding putative polypeptide N-acetylgalactosaminyltransferase 8, whose protein sequence is MRAVWVKRPALMLGGIGLLIYMAMFLKSGYEHAVATERLDSPRMIRSFSDLESSVGNLYNLFKAFEQKQEAMHKMLEEDRGRRRQAVEMEASAVKKQPEQGEQKNQSQKEAPKEKKPQILFPNSALFKEWGENLSEEDQKEAQALFQQYGYNVFLSDRLPLDRVLPDTRDPRCLKKTYPKDLPSIGVVLIYLNEALSVIKRALRSIIDRTPKHLLREIIMVDDNSSNENLKGDLDSYVKSIEKQNPGLRITRVRHSEQRGLAHARVSGWRAATADVVAILDAHIEVHEMWAEPLLTQIKANRTTVVSPVFDKVNFFDLKVVQYMAAAHAFDWALWCMYESFMPEWYKLEDSSMPGKSPSVMGILVADRKFLGEIGVLDEGMKVYGGENVELGIRVWTCGGTVEVVPCSKIAHIERNHKPYMPDLSQAMKRNALRVAEIWMDEYKHNVNLAWNVPFKDHGIDIGDVTERKKLREKLKCKPFKWYLENVYPMLDSWENIVAYGGMKNINADMCIDQGPVPGNTPIAYQCFYYGPQHTYYRKSGELYIGGIKSHKYNDNRCLTDDGNKASEPGLHNCKEAMQKGMGIYWDFTQGKEMKNRLTQRCLEIIQSKLVVQECTGQRWETQNIIKAF, encoded by the exons ATGAGAGCAGTGTGGGTGAAGCGGCCAGCCCTGATGCTGGGGGGGATTGGACTCCTCATCTACATGGCTATGTTTTTAAAGAGTGGATATGAGCATGCAGTGGCGACTGAAAGACTGGACTCACCTCGGATGATTAGGAGTTTTTCTGATTTGGAGTCGAGCGTCGGCAATCTCT ACAATTTGTTCAAAGCTTTCGAACAAAAGCAGGAAGCCATGCATAAAATGCTTgaagaggacagaggcagaCGTAGGCAAGCGGTAGAGATGGAAGCATCAGCGGTCAAAAAGCAGCCAGAGCAGGGAGAGCAGAAGAACCAGAGCCAAAAGGAGGCCCCGAAGGAGAAAAAGCCCCAGATACTGTTCCCCAACTCGGCCCTGTTCAAGGAATGGGGGGAGAATCTGTCTGAGGAGGATCAGAAAGAGGCCCAGGCTTTGTTTCAGCAGTACGGCTACAATGTTTTTCTCAGCGATCGCCTTCCTCTAGATCGAGTTCTTCCAGATACCCGGGATCCAAG GTGCTTGAAAAAGACTTACCCAAAGGACCTGCCGAGCATCGGAGTGGTGTTGATCTACCTGAACGAGGCCCTGTCTGTCATCAAAAGAGCGCTCCGCAGCATCATCGACCGCACCCCCAAACACCTGTTGAGGGAGATCATTATGGTGGATGACAATAGCTCTAATG AAAACCTGAAGGGGGATCTTGACTCGTATGTCAAGTCGATTGAGAAGCAGAACCCGGGTCTTCGCATTACTAGAGTGAGGCACAGTGAGCAGCGAGGGCTCGCCCATGCCAGGGTGTCTGGATGGAGGGCCGCTACCGCCGACGTGGTGGCCATCCTGGACGCGCACATCGAAGTCCATGAGATGTG ggCCGAGCCCCTGCTGACCCAGATCAAAGCCAACCGAACGACGGTGGTGTCGCCCGTGTTTGACAAAGTGAACTTCTTCGACCTCAAGGTGGTGCAGTACATGGCAGCAGCGCATGCCTTCGACTGGGCCTTGTGGTGCATGTACGAGAGCTTTATGCCCGAGTGGTACAAGCTCGAAGACAGCTCCATGCCCGGGAA GAGTCCATCTGTCATGGGGATCCTAGTCGCAGACAGGAAGTTTCTCGGAGAAATCGGAGTGCTTGATGAAGGAATGAAAGTATACGGCGGGGAAAATGTTGAGCTAGGAATTCGT GTGTGGACATGTGGAGGGACTGTTGAAGTAGTTCCGTGCTCCAAGATTGCCCACATCGAGAGGAACCACAAGCCTTACATGCCGGACCTGAGCCAGGCCATGAAGAGGAACGCTCTGAGAGTAGCCGAGATCTGGATGGATGAATACAAACACAACGTTAATTTGGCCTGGAACGTGCCCTTTAAG GATCATGGGATTGATATAGGGGATGTGACCGAGAGGAAAAAACTGAGAGAGAAGTTGAAATGTAAACCTTTCAAGTGGTACCTGGAAAATGTCTATCCCATGTTGGATTCCTGGGAAAATATAGTGGCCTATGGAGGA ATGAAGAACATTAATGCTGACATGTGCATAGACCAAGGTCCTGTGCCAGGTAACACACCCATTGCCTACCAGTGCTTCTACTATGGACCTCAA CACACATATTACCGTAAAAGTGGTGAGCTTTACATCGGTGGCATCAAGTCCCACAAGTACAATGACAACCGGTGTTTGACTGATGACGGCAACAAAGCCAGTGAGCCTGGCCTTCACAACTGCAAAGAGGCTATGCAGAAAGGGATGGGGATTTACTGGGACTTCACTCAG GGCAAAGAAATGAAGAACAGACTGACACAAAGATGTTTGGAAATTATACAGAGCAAACTTGTAGTGCAAGAATGCACTGGCCAAAGATGGGAAACCCAAAACATAATCAAAGCCTTctaa
- the ada2a gene encoding adenosine deaminase 2-A has product MAVRRQRHHVAVVCLLLCCVTPAVPVPDPRHREALMQLEASMQTGGQVVPSEAEQRLDAQLRKLKKEEMGRADFPPAMHFFKARHLIRNSPIYSLLQKMPKGGVLHVHDLSMVEVEWLVRNVTYRPHCYMCFTDDQSIRFLFSSSCPKPLPHCSPWTLLENLRAKMVNTTDLDNSIMGNLTLFTDQDPEAAYPSQDVVWKKFEQAFIVMWGLVTYAPVFRDYYYQGLAQFYMDNVMYLELRALLPETYELDGSTHDRAWTLKTYQEITRQFVAEHPDFFGARIIFTVNRGLNASMVTAAVEEAMKLQRDFPEIMAGFDLVGREDSGRSLWYFREALSLPAERGVTLPFFFHAGETDLQGTEVDQNLLDALLFNTSRIGHGFALLRHPVAKDLSRKGGVAVEVCPISNQVLKLVTDLRNHPAAVLMSEGHPLVISSDDPAMFGASGLSYDFYEAFVGFGGMSSNIGSLKQLAMNSIRYSSLSPEQQGKAMVLWQRKWDKFVSENSF; this is encoded by the exons ATGGCAGTCCGGCGACAGCGCCACCATGTGGCCGTGGTGTGtttgctgctgtgctgtgtgacCCCGGCCGTGCCCGTCCCTGACCCCAGGCACAGGGAGGCTCTCATGCAGCTGGAGGCCTCCATGCAGACTGGGGGGCAGGTGGTGCCGTCTGAGGCCGAGCAGCGGCTGGACGCTCAGCTACGCAAACtgaagaaggaggagatggggagagcGGACTTCCCACCCGCCATGCACTTCTTCAAGGCCAGGCACCTCATCAGGAACAGTCCCATCTACAGCCTGCTGCAGAAGATGCCTAAAG GGGGAGTCCTCCATGTCCACGACTTGTCCATGGTGGAGGTGGAGTGGCTAGTGAGGAACGTGACCTACCGACCCCACTGCTACATGTGCTTCACTGACGACCAGTCCATCAGGTTCCTCTTCTCGTCCAGCTGTCCCAAACCTCTACCCCACTGCTCTCCCTGGACGCTGCTGGAAAACCTCAGGGCCAAGATGGTCAATACCACAGACCTAGACAACAG CATCATGGGCAACCTGACACTCTTCACTGACCAGGACCCAGAGGCAGCCTACCCCAGCCAGGATGTGGTGTGGAAGAAGTTTGAGCAGGCCTTCATCGTAATGTGGGGTCTGGTCACATACGCTCCTGTGTTCAGAGACTATTACTACCAAGGCCTCGCCCAGTTCTACATGGACAACGTCATGTATCTGGAGCTGCGGGCTTTACTCCCAGAG ACATACGAGTTGGATGGCAGCACCCATGACAGAGCCTGGACTCTGAAGACCTACCAGGAGATCACCAGACAGTTTGTAGCAGAGCACCCAGACTTCTTTGGGGCAAGGATCATCTTCACAGTCAACAG GGGGTTGAATGCATCCATGGTGACTGCGGCTGTGGAGGAGGCGATGAAGCTGCAGAGAGACTTCCCAGAGATCATGGCTGGTTTTGACCTG GTGGGCCGTGAGGACAGTGGCAGATCCCTGTGGTACTTCAGAGAGGCCTTGTCGCtgccagcagagagaggggtcactctccctttcttcttccatgCTGGAGAGACTG ATCTTCAGGGCACAGAGGTGGACCAGAACCTGTTGGATGCGCTGTTGTTCAACACTTCGCGCATCGGTCATGGATTTGCTCTACTTCGCCACCCGGTGGCTAAGGATCTGTCCAGGAAGGGAGGGGTTGCTGTGGAGGTGTGTCCCATCTCCAACCAG GTGCTGAAGCTGGTAACAGATTTGCGAAACCACCCTGCAGCTGTGCTGATGTCAGAGGGCCACCCGCTGGTGATCAGTTCTGATGACCCTGCCATGTTCGGTGCCTCCGGCCTCTCCTACGACTTCTACGAGGCGTTCGTGGGCTTTGGGGGGATGAGCTCCAATATAGGCTCTCTCAAACAGCTGGCCATGAACTCTATTAG GTACAGTTCTTTGTCTCCAGAGCAGCAAGGGAAAGCCATGGTTCTGTGGCAGAGAAAATGGGATAAGTTTGTCTCTGAAAACTCCTTTTAA